Proteins encoded by one window of Xenopus tropicalis strain Nigerian chromosome 6, UCB_Xtro_10.0, whole genome shotgun sequence:
- the LOC100496967 gene encoding 1,25-dihydroxyvitamin D(3) 24-hydroxylase, mitochondrial isoform X1, translating to MFKYHQKFGKIFKMNLGFFKSVQIGDPTMLETFLRTESIYPKRMDIKPWKMYRDYREEACGLLILDGQEWFQMRRATQNKLMKPKEIFPMDLRINEVMADFIPYIDNICDENGCIADLYSELNKLSYETICYVLYNERYGLLQQTCKEEALLFIKSVKEMMYYLGPLIVSSAELHKKFNTKQWQNHTKAWDNIFLTVKRCIDKSLAQNSVGKRDHLLHVINSDNLLTRKQLYGIFAELQIGGVETTANSLMWIMLHLSRNKDVQQKLLEEIQSTCPSYQAPTASMLQSLPYLKSCIKESMRLTPTVPFTSRTLEEDTNIGGYLIPQGTIAMINFHAMTWNDEFFPHAQEYKPERWMKDKHTINPFAHTPFGIGKRMCIGRRLAELQLQLTLCWLVKNFHINAIDEEPVKAIVSGLMIPARELPVSLKRRDRFLENYTQ from the exons ATG TTCAAATATCACCAGAAAtttggaaaaatatttaaaatgaatcTTGGATTTTTTAAATCAGTGCAAATTGGAGATCCAACTATGCTAGAAACATTTTTAAGAACAGAAAGTATTTACCCAAAAAGAATGGATATAAAACCTTGGAAAATGTATAGAGATTATAGAGAGGAAGCTTGTGGTCTATTGATACT tgatGGGCAAGAATGGTTCCAGATGCGAAGAGCAACACAAAATAAACTTATGAAACCTAAGGAAATATTTCCAATGGATCTGAGAATCAATGAG GTCATGGCAGATTTTATACCATACATTGATAACATATGTGATGAAAATGGATGCATTGCTGATCTATATTCTGAGCTAAATAAACTGTCTTATGAAA ctatctGCTATGTCTTGTACAATGAAAGATATGGGCTTCTGCAACAAACTTGTAAAGAAGAGGCTTTACTTTttataaaatcagtaaaagag ATGATGTATTACTTAGGACCCCTGATCGTCTCTTCTGCAGAACTCCACAAAAAATTCAATACAAAGCAATGGCAAAATCATACAAAAGCTTGGGATAATATTTTCCTAACAG TAAAACGTTGTATTGATAAAAGTCTTGCACAGAATTCTGTTGGAAAGAGAGATCATTTACTTCATGTAATTAATTCTGACAATTTACTGACAAGAAAACAGCTGTATGGTATCTTTGCTGAACTTCAAATTGGGGGAGTAGAAACA ACAGCAAACTCTCTAATGTGGATAATGCTCCATCTTTCAAGAAACAAGGATGTTCAACAAAAACTTCTAGAAGAAATTCAGTCGACGTGCCCTTCATATCAGGCACCAACTGCATCTATGTTGCAAAGCCTGCCCTATCTGAAGTCTTGTATAAAAGAATCAATGAG ATTAACTCCTACAGTGCCATTTACAAGTCGGACATTGGAGGAAGATACAAACATTGGAGGATATCTAATTCCTCAGGGT ACAATTGCAATGATTAACTTTCACGCAATGACATGGAATGATGAATTCTTTCCTCATGCTCAAGAATATAAACCTGAAAGGTGGATGAAAGACAAGCACACCATTAATCCATTTGCACACACACCATTCGGAATTGGAAAAAGAATGTGTATTGGGAGGAGACTTGCCGAGCTGCAACTTCAGTTGACTCTGTGCTGG ttaGTAAAGAATTTCCACATAAATGCAATCGATGAAGAACCAGTGAAAGCCATTGTCTCTGGACTGATGATTCCAGCAAGAGAGTTACCTGTGTCTTTAAAAAGGCG AGATCGTTTTCTGGAGAACTACACCCAATAA
- the LOC100496967 gene encoding 1,25-dihydroxyvitamin D(3) 24-hydroxylase, mitochondrial isoform X2, with protein sequence MKSCDGQEWFQMRRATQNKLMKPKEIFPMDLRINEVMADFIPYIDNICDENGCIADLYSELNKLSYETICYVLYNERYGLLQQTCKEEALLFIKSVKEMMYYLGPLIVSSAELHKKFNTKQWQNHTKAWDNIFLTVKRCIDKSLAQNSVGKRDHLLHVINSDNLLTRKQLYGIFAELQIGGVETTANSLMWIMLHLSRNKDVQQKLLEEIQSTCPSYQAPTASMLQSLPYLKSCIKESMRLTPTVPFTSRTLEEDTNIGGYLIPQGTIAMINFHAMTWNDEFFPHAQEYKPERWMKDKHTINPFAHTPFGIGKRMCIGRRLAELQLQLTLCWLVKNFHINAIDEEPVKAIVSGLMIPARELPVSLKRRSNLSFRDRFLENYTQ encoded by the exons ATGAAATCATG tgatGGGCAAGAATGGTTCCAGATGCGAAGAGCAACACAAAATAAACTTATGAAACCTAAGGAAATATTTCCAATGGATCTGAGAATCAATGAG GTCATGGCAGATTTTATACCATACATTGATAACATATGTGATGAAAATGGATGCATTGCTGATCTATATTCTGAGCTAAATAAACTGTCTTATGAAA ctatctGCTATGTCTTGTACAATGAAAGATATGGGCTTCTGCAACAAACTTGTAAAGAAGAGGCTTTACTTTttataaaatcagtaaaagag ATGATGTATTACTTAGGACCCCTGATCGTCTCTTCTGCAGAACTCCACAAAAAATTCAATACAAAGCAATGGCAAAATCATACAAAAGCTTGGGATAATATTTTCCTAACAG TAAAACGTTGTATTGATAAAAGTCTTGCACAGAATTCTGTTGGAAAGAGAGATCATTTACTTCATGTAATTAATTCTGACAATTTACTGACAAGAAAACAGCTGTATGGTATCTTTGCTGAACTTCAAATTGGGGGAGTAGAAACA ACAGCAAACTCTCTAATGTGGATAATGCTCCATCTTTCAAGAAACAAGGATGTTCAACAAAAACTTCTAGAAGAAATTCAGTCGACGTGCCCTTCATATCAGGCACCAACTGCATCTATGTTGCAAAGCCTGCCCTATCTGAAGTCTTGTATAAAAGAATCAATGAG ATTAACTCCTACAGTGCCATTTACAAGTCGGACATTGGAGGAAGATACAAACATTGGAGGATATCTAATTCCTCAGGGT ACAATTGCAATGATTAACTTTCACGCAATGACATGGAATGATGAATTCTTTCCTCATGCTCAAGAATATAAACCTGAAAGGTGGATGAAAGACAAGCACACCATTAATCCATTTGCACACACACCATTCGGAATTGGAAAAAGAATGTGTATTGGGAGGAGACTTGCCGAGCTGCAACTTCAGTTGACTCTGTGCTGG ttaGTAAAGAATTTCCACATAAATGCAATCGATGAAGAACCAGTGAAAGCCATTGTCTCTGGACTGATGATTCCAGCAAGAGAGTTACCTGTGTCTTTAAAAAGGCG CTCAAACTTATCTTTCAGAGATCGTTTTCTGGAGAACTACACCCAATAA